A single window of Eucalyptus grandis isolate ANBG69807.140 chromosome 1, ASM1654582v1, whole genome shotgun sequence DNA harbors:
- the LOC104445900 gene encoding uncharacterized protein LOC104445900 isoform X1 has product MRIRKRQARLPLSALSPVPLSDPLSSRSCLVQLRPAHDDDKAGGPVGPRPSDRPNRPPQPVVPETEGRDSSDSAAAGEENRRKRDFPELLQGEEEDGGEQKGNDSSASAVEYPSWALANSLPSYQAAERWGEGERAFPLKKRRGSLGETAMLDGKDSGFKKMKLVKSGNARTSKKDARRDDSEEDDDGEFEEGRDQGGGEEKKIVVSIESSGAKKRGRGGVLMEGSRCSRVNGRGWRCCQQTLVGYSLCEHHLGKGRLRSMTSVRSKSKRPNSSSSSRANELLPEERALDPPSKAEGAEDGDEEDDGDIEDKVALKKKVKLGMVKARSMSSLLGQTSSATAIADAP; this is encoded by the exons ATGAGGATCAGGAAACGGCAGGCCCGGCTCCCTCTCTCGGCTCTCTCCCCGGTCCCTCTCTCAGATCCCCTCTCCAGCCGCTCTTGCCTGGTGCAACTCCGGCCCGCCCATGACGACGACAAAGCCGGCGGCCCCGTTGGTCCGCGGCCGTCTGATCGACCCAATCGGCCTCCCCAGCCGGTCGTACCCGAGACGGAGGGCCGGGATTCGTCTGATTCCGCTGCTGCTGGGGAGGAGAACAGGAGGAAGAGAGATTTCCCG GAGTTGCTgcaaggagaggaagaagatggaggagagcaGAAGGGTAATGATTCCAG TGCGTCCGCCGTAGAGTATCCGAGCTGGGCTCTCGCAAATTCATTGCCTTCCTATCAAG CAGCGGAGAGATGGGGCGAGGGGGAGAGAGCGTTCCCgctgaagaagagaagggggagTTTGGGCGAAACCGCAATGCTGGATGGTAAAGATAGTGGCTTCAAGAAGATGAAGCTCGTCAAGTCGGGGAACGCGAGAACAAGCAAGAAAGATGCGAGGCGGGACGATAGTGAGGAGGATGATGACGGCGAATTTGAAGAAGGGCGAGACCAAGGTggaggggaagagaagaagatcgTGGTGAGCATTGAGAGCTCCGGTgcaaagaagagagggagaggcggcGTGCTCATGGAGGGTTCGAGGTGCAGCCGCGTCAACGGGAGAGGATGGCGGTGTTGCCAACAGACTCTGGTGGGGTATTCGTTGTGCGAGCATCACTTGGGCAAGGGGAGGCTCAGGAGCATGACCAGCGTCCGGAGCAAAAGCAAAAGACCCAACTCGTCGTCGTCATCGCGAGCCAACGAATTACTTCCAGAAGAGAGAGCTCTAGATCCACCGTCGAAAGCGGAAGGTGCCgaagatggagatgaagaagatgatggcgATATCGAGGACAAGGTGGcattgaagaagaaggtgaagctCGGGATGGTGAAGGCTCGCTCCATGAGCAGCTTGCTCGGCCAAACAAGCAGCGCGACCGCAATTGCTGACGCACCGTGA
- the LOC104445900 gene encoding uncharacterized protein LOC104445900 isoform X2 has translation MRIRKRQARLPLSALSPVPLSDPLSSRSCLVQLRPAHDDDKAGGPVGPRPSDRPNRPPQPVVPETEGRDSSDSAAAGEENRRKRDFPELLQGEEEDGGEQKGNDSSASAVEYPSWALANSLPSYQAERWGEGERAFPLKKRRGSLGETAMLDGKDSGFKKMKLVKSGNARTSKKDARRDDSEEDDDGEFEEGRDQGGGEEKKIVVSIESSGAKKRGRGGVLMEGSRCSRVNGRGWRCCQQTLVGYSLCEHHLGKGRLRSMTSVRSKSKRPNSSSSSRANELLPEERALDPPSKAEGAEDGDEEDDGDIEDKVALKKKVKLGMVKARSMSSLLGQTSSATAIADAP, from the exons ATGAGGATCAGGAAACGGCAGGCCCGGCTCCCTCTCTCGGCTCTCTCCCCGGTCCCTCTCTCAGATCCCCTCTCCAGCCGCTCTTGCCTGGTGCAACTCCGGCCCGCCCATGACGACGACAAAGCCGGCGGCCCCGTTGGTCCGCGGCCGTCTGATCGACCCAATCGGCCTCCCCAGCCGGTCGTACCCGAGACGGAGGGCCGGGATTCGTCTGATTCCGCTGCTGCTGGGGAGGAGAACAGGAGGAAGAGAGATTTCCCG GAGTTGCTgcaaggagaggaagaagatggaggagagcaGAAGGGTAATGATTCCAG TGCGTCCGCCGTAGAGTATCCGAGCTGGGCTCTCGCAAATTCATTGCCTTCCTATCAAG CGGAGAGATGGGGCGAGGGGGAGAGAGCGTTCCCgctgaagaagagaagggggagTTTGGGCGAAACCGCAATGCTGGATGGTAAAGATAGTGGCTTCAAGAAGATGAAGCTCGTCAAGTCGGGGAACGCGAGAACAAGCAAGAAAGATGCGAGGCGGGACGATAGTGAGGAGGATGATGACGGCGAATTTGAAGAAGGGCGAGACCAAGGTggaggggaagagaagaagatcgTGGTGAGCATTGAGAGCTCCGGTgcaaagaagagagggagaggcggcGTGCTCATGGAGGGTTCGAGGTGCAGCCGCGTCAACGGGAGAGGATGGCGGTGTTGCCAACAGACTCTGGTGGGGTATTCGTTGTGCGAGCATCACTTGGGCAAGGGGAGGCTCAGGAGCATGACCAGCGTCCGGAGCAAAAGCAAAAGACCCAACTCGTCGTCGTCATCGCGAGCCAACGAATTACTTCCAGAAGAGAGAGCTCTAGATCCACCGTCGAAAGCGGAAGGTGCCgaagatggagatgaagaagatgatggcgATATCGAGGACAAGGTGGcattgaagaagaaggtgaagctCGGGATGGTGAAGGCTCGCTCCATGAGCAGCTTGCTCGGCCAAACAAGCAGCGCGACCGCAATTGCTGACGCACCGTGA